The Pseudomonas parafulva genome window below encodes:
- a CDS encoding efflux RND transporter permease subunit produces MGFNLSAWALRNRQIVLFLMILLAAIGAVSYTKLGQSEDPPFTFKAMVIRTLWPGATAEEVARQVTERIEKKLMETGEYDKIISSSRPGESQVTFMARDSLHSADIPALWYQVRKKIADIRHTLPPEVQGPFFNDEFGTTFGNIYALSGEGFDYAVLKDYADRIQIQLQRVKDVGKVELLGLQDEKIWIELSNTKLATLGLSLAAVQQALQEQNAVSTAGFFETPSERLQLRVSGRFDSVEQIRQFPLRVGERTLRIGDVADVHRGFNDPPAPRMRFMGENAIGLAVSMKDGGDILVLGKALQAEFTRLAQNLPLGMELRKVSDQPAAVKAGVGKFVQVLVEALVIVLLVSFFSLGLRTGLVVALAIPLVLAMTFATMHYLGIGLHKISLGALVLALGLLVDDAIIAVEMMAIKMEQGFDRLKAASYAWSSTAFPMLTGTLITAAGFLPIATAASSTGEYTRSIFQVVTIALLTSWIVAVLFVPYLGDRLLPDLAKRHAARGAQHGPDPYATPFYRRVRAVVQWCVRRRKTVILLTLAAFVGSLLLFRFVPQQFFPASARPELMIDLKLAEGASLANTTEQVERLEALLKQQPGIDNYVAYVGTGSPRYYLPLDQQLPATSFAQFVVLAKSLEDREVLRRWAIATLDDEFPQLRWRVTRLENGPPVGYPVQFRVTGEHIDQVRALAREVAAKVRDNPHLVNVHLDWEEPSKAVFLAIDQDRARALGVSTAQLSSFLQSALSGSTVSQYREDNELIEILVRGTAETRRDLGSLSSLAVPTDNGRSVALSQIATLEYGFEEGVIWHRNRLPTVTVRGDIYGKEQPDSLVRQILPTLQSVREHLPDGYLLEVGGTVEDAERGQRSVNAGMPLFIVVVLTLLMVQLRSFSRTLMVFLTAPLGLIGVTLFLLVFRQPFGFVAMLGTIALAGMIMRNSVILVDQIEQDIAAGLDRWQAIIEATVRRFRPIVLTALAAVLAMIPLSRSVFYGPMAVAIMGGLIVATALTLLFLPALYAAWFRVKKGD; encoded by the coding sequence ATGGGGTTCAATCTCTCCGCCTGGGCGTTGCGCAATCGCCAGATCGTCCTGTTCCTGATGATTCTGCTCGCAGCCATCGGTGCTGTGTCCTACACCAAGCTGGGACAGAGCGAGGATCCGCCCTTCACCTTCAAGGCCATGGTCATTCGCACCCTCTGGCCGGGCGCTACCGCCGAAGAAGTGGCCCGACAGGTCACCGAGCGCATCGAGAAGAAGCTGATGGAGACCGGCGAGTACGACAAAATCATCTCGTCCTCGCGCCCCGGTGAATCCCAGGTCACCTTCATGGCCCGTGACTCGCTGCATTCGGCCGACATCCCGGCGCTGTGGTATCAGGTCCGCAAGAAGATCGCGGACATCCGCCACACCTTGCCGCCCGAGGTTCAGGGACCGTTCTTCAACGACGAGTTCGGTACCACCTTCGGCAACATCTATGCGCTCAGTGGCGAGGGCTTCGACTACGCCGTGCTCAAGGACTATGCCGATCGCATCCAGATCCAGTTGCAGCGGGTCAAGGACGTGGGCAAGGTCGAATTGCTCGGCTTGCAGGACGAAAAGATCTGGATCGAGCTGTCCAACACCAAGCTGGCCACTCTGGGCCTGTCGCTGGCTGCCGTGCAACAGGCACTTCAGGAGCAGAACGCGGTGAGCACCGCAGGCTTCTTCGAAACGCCCAGCGAGCGCCTGCAACTGCGGGTCAGCGGGCGCTTCGACAGTGTCGAGCAGATCCGCCAGTTCCCCCTGCGGGTGGGCGAGCGCACGCTGCGCATCGGCGACGTGGCCGACGTGCACCGGGGGTTCAATGACCCGCCCGCACCGCGCATGCGCTTCATGGGCGAGAATGCCATCGGCCTGGCGGTGTCGATGAAGGACGGCGGCGACATTTTGGTGCTGGGCAAGGCGTTGCAGGCCGAGTTCACCCGGCTGGCGCAGAACCTGCCGCTGGGCATGGAGTTGCGCAAGGTCTCGGACCAGCCCGCAGCGGTCAAGGCCGGGGTGGGCAAATTCGTCCAAGTGCTGGTCGAGGCATTGGTCATCGTCCTGCTGGTCAGCTTCTTCTCCCTGGGCCTGCGCACCGGCCTGGTGGTGGCACTGGCCATTCCGCTGGTGCTGGCGATGACCTTCGCCACCATGCACTACCTCGGCATCGGCTTGCACAAGATATCCCTGGGCGCGCTGGTGCTGGCCTTGGGACTGCTGGTGGATGACGCGATCATCGCGGTGGAGATGATGGCGATCAAGATGGAGCAGGGCTTCGACCGGCTCAAGGCGGCCAGCTACGCGTGGTCCAGCACAGCCTTCCCGATGCTCACCGGCACCCTGATCACCGCAGCGGGGTTCTTGCCCATCGCCACTGCAGCCTCGAGCACTGGCGAGTACACCCGCTCGATCTTTCAGGTCGTGACCATCGCACTGCTGACTTCATGGATCGTCGCCGTGCTGTTCGTGCCCTACCTGGGTGACCGGCTGCTGCCGGACCTGGCCAAGCGGCATGCCGCACGGGGCGCTCAGCACGGTCCCGACCCCTACGCCACACCGTTCTATCGGCGCGTACGGGCGGTGGTGCAGTGGTGCGTACGCCGGCGCAAGACGGTGATCCTGCTGACCCTGGCGGCGTTCGTCGGCAGCCTGCTGTTGTTCCGCTTCGTGCCGCAGCAGTTCTTCCCGGCCTCCGCGCGCCCGGAACTGATGATCGACCTGAAGCTGGCCGAAGGCGCTTCGCTGGCCAACACCACCGAACAGGTCGAGCGCCTGGAGGCACTGCTCAAGCAGCAGCCGGGCATCGACAACTACGTGGCCTACGTCGGTACCGGCTCGCCGCGCTACTACCTGCCGCTGGACCAGCAATTGCCGGCCACCAGCTTTGCCCAGTTCGTGGTGCTGGCCAAGTCGCTCGAGGACCGCGAGGTGCTGCGCCGCTGGGCCATCGCCACGCTCGACGACGAGTTCCCGCAGTTGCGCTGGCGCGTCACGCGGCTGGAGAACGGCCCGCCGGTGGGCTACCCGGTGCAGTTCCGGGTGACCGGCGAGCACATCGACCAGGTGCGCGCCCTGGCCCGCGAAGTGGCGGCCAAGGTGCGCGACAACCCGCACCTGGTCAACGTGCACCTGGACTGGGAGGAGCCGAGCAAAGCGGTGTTCCTGGCGATCGACCAGGACCGCGCCCGCGCCCTGGGCGTGAGCACCGCGCAGTTGTCCAGCTTCCTGCAGAGCGCCTTGAGCGGCAGCACGGTGAGCCAGTACCGCGAAGACAACGAACTGATCGAGATCTTGGTGCGCGGCACCGCCGAGACGCGTCGCGACCTGGGCAGCCTGTCCAGCCTCGCGGTGCCTACCGACAACGGCCGCAGCGTGGCGCTGTCACAGATCGCCACCTTGGAATATGGCTTCGAAGAGGGCGTGATCTGGCACCGCAATCGCCTGCCGACGGTCACCGTGCGCGGTGATATCTATGGTAAGGAGCAGCCCGACAGCCTGGTCCGGCAGATTCTGCCGACCTTGCAGTCAGTACGTGAGCACCTCCCGGACGGCTACCTGCTGGAGGTCGGCGGCACGGTCGAGGACGCCGAGCGCGGCCAGCGTTCGGTGAATGCCGGCATGCCGTTGTTCATCGTGGTGGTGCTGACCCTGCTGATGGTCCAGCTGCGCAGTTTCTCGCGTACGCTGATGGTGTTCCTCACCGCGCCCTTGGGGCTGATCGGCGTGACCCTGTTCCTGCTGGTGTTCCGCCAGCCGTTCGGTTTCGTGGCGATGCTCGGCACCATCGCGCTGGCCGGCATGATCATGCGCAACTCGGTGATCCTGGTGGACCAGATCGAGCAGGACATCGCCGCCGGCCTGGACCGCTGGCAGGCGATCATCGAGGCCACCGTACGTCGTTTCCGGCCCATCGTGCTGACGGCGCTGGCAGCGGTGCTGGCGATGATCCCGCTGTCGCGCAGCGTGTTCTACGGGCCGATGGCCGTGGCGATCATGGGCGGGCTGATCGTCGCCACGGCGCTGACGCTGCTGTTCCTGCCGGCGTTGTATGCCGCGTGGTTCAGGGTCAAGAAAGGCGACTGA
- a CDS encoding pseudouridine synthase, whose product MRVDRFLANFPQYNRQQVRILLAQRSVRVDGLTVTDPRHEVREFSQVEVAEQVLQAGRAARYLMLNKPAGCVSATRDPQHPTVLELLPPQLRDDLHIAGRLDYNTTGLMLLTNDGQWSRRLTQPQTKLPKVYHVQTEDEIGAHYIETFRAGLYFAFEDLTTLPAQLEILGPRSARLAIVEGRYHQVKRMFGHFDNKVIALHRERMGPITLDPDLAPGAFRLLTADEIAAV is encoded by the coding sequence ATGCGCGTGGACCGGTTTCTGGCCAACTTTCCCCAGTACAATCGCCAACAGGTGCGTATCCTGCTGGCGCAACGCAGCGTGCGCGTGGACGGTCTGACGGTCACCGATCCGCGCCATGAAGTGCGCGAATTCAGCCAGGTCGAAGTGGCCGAGCAGGTCTTGCAGGCGGGACGCGCAGCGCGTTACCTGATGCTCAACAAGCCCGCCGGGTGCGTCAGCGCCACACGCGATCCGCAACACCCCACCGTGCTGGAGTTACTGCCCCCGCAACTGCGTGACGACCTGCACATCGCCGGGCGTCTGGACTACAACACCACCGGCCTGATGCTGTTGACCAACGACGGCCAGTGGTCGCGACGCCTGACCCAACCGCAGACCAAGCTGCCCAAGGTCTACCACGTGCAGACCGAAGACGAGATCGGTGCGCACTACATCGAGACCTTCCGCGCCGGCCTGTATTTCGCGTTCGAAGACCTCACCACCCTGCCCGCTCAGCTCGAGATCCTCGGTCCGCGCAGCGCACGACTGGCGATCGTCGAAGGGCGCTATCACCAGGTCAAGCGCATGTTCGGGCACTTCGACAACAAGGTGATCGCCCTGCACCGAGAGCGCATGGGCCCGATCACGCTGGACCCGGACCTGGCGCCCGGTGCTTTCAGACTGCTGACCGCCGATGAGATCGCGGCGGTGTGA
- a CDS encoding cysteine-rich CWC family protein produces the protein MHDPQRCPACGAANQCALADPRSATQACWCYSVSIDPALLQALPAELRNRSCLCPRCAAVDEQLKAAATRQHD, from the coding sequence ATGCACGACCCTCAACGCTGCCCCGCCTGTGGCGCCGCCAACCAGTGCGCACTGGCCGACCCCCGCAGCGCTACCCAGGCCTGCTGGTGCTACAGCGTCAGCATCGATCCTGCGCTGCTCCAAGCCCTGCCCGCCGAGCTGCGCAACCGATCCTGCCTGTGCCCGCGCTGCGCTGCGGTGGATGAGCAACTCAAGGCCGCGGCCACGCGGCAACACGACTGA
- a CDS encoding enoyl-CoA hydratase/isomerase family protein, translating into MSIHCELLTGADGARLGIATLDAAKTLNALTLPMIEALDTRLREWANDPGVVCVLLRGNGAKAFCAGGDVRALAQACRESPGGVPPLAATFFEREYRLDHLLHTYPKPLLCWGHGHVLGGGMGLLQGANLRIVTPSTRLAMPEVSIGLYPDVGASGFLSRLPGKLGLFLGLTGSPINARDALDLGLADRFLGEGQQDALIDELLQLNWQEQTELQLCSLLRAEQHRARAELPEPQWLPRRAQIDALLDVCDPVAAWRAVCGLQGHADPLLAAAGERVQQGCPLTGHLLWEQLRRARTLSLAQVFQMEYAMSLNCCRHPEFSEGVRARLIDKDQQPRWHWPDVGQVPGAVVQAHFSPVWEGAHPLADLEQPSGLRASP; encoded by the coding sequence ATGTCGATTCACTGCGAGCTACTCACCGGCGCCGATGGCGCCCGTCTCGGCATCGCCACACTGGATGCCGCCAAGACCCTCAACGCCCTCACCCTGCCCATGATCGAGGCGCTCGACACGCGCCTGCGCGAGTGGGCGAACGATCCGGGGGTGGTCTGCGTGCTGCTGCGCGGCAACGGTGCCAAGGCCTTCTGTGCCGGCGGCGACGTCCGCGCCCTGGCCCAGGCCTGCCGCGAGTCGCCCGGCGGCGTACCGCCGCTGGCCGCGACCTTCTTTGAACGCGAGTACCGTCTCGATCATCTGCTGCACACCTACCCCAAGCCGCTGCTGTGCTGGGGGCACGGCCATGTGCTAGGGGGCGGCATGGGCCTGTTGCAGGGTGCCAACTTGCGCATCGTCACGCCCAGTACGCGCCTGGCGATGCCGGAGGTGAGCATTGGCCTGTACCCGGATGTCGGGGCCAGTGGGTTCCTCAGTCGACTGCCGGGCAAGCTGGGACTGTTTCTGGGCCTGACCGGCTCGCCGATCAACGCCCGCGACGCCCTCGACCTGGGCCTGGCCGACCGCTTTCTCGGCGAAGGGCAGCAGGACGCGCTGATCGACGAGTTGCTGCAACTGAACTGGCAGGAACAGACCGAACTGCAGCTGTGCAGCCTGCTGCGGGCCGAGCAGCACCGGGCTCGCGCCGAGCTGCCCGAGCCGCAATGGTTGCCGCGTCGGGCGCAGATCGACGCCTTGCTCGATGTCTGCGATCCGGTGGCGGCCTGGCGTGCAGTGTGCGGCTTGCAAGGCCACGCCGATCCGCTGCTGGCTGCCGCGGGCGAACGCGTGCAGCAGGGCTGCCCGTTGACTGGCCATCTGCTCTGGGAGCAACTGCGGCGCGCCCGCACCTTGTCGCTGGCCCAGGTGTTCCAGATGGAGTACGCCATGAGCCTGAACTGCTGTCGGCACCCGGAATTCAGCGAAGGCGTGCGCGCACGCTTGATCGACAAGGACCAGCAGCCGCGCTGGCATTGGCCGGACGTCGGCCAGGTGCCGGGGGCGGTCGTCCAGGCGCACTTCAGCCCCGTGTGGGAGGGCGCACATCCGCTGGCCGACCTGGAGCAACCGTCCGGCCTGCGAGCCAGTCCCTGA
- the ung gene encoding uracil-DNA glycosylase, translated as MTDDDRIKLEPSWKAALRAEFDKPYMHQLREFLRGEYAAGKQIYPPGPLIFNALNSTPLEQVKVVILGQDPYHGPGQAHGLCFSVQPGVPTPPSLVNIYKELQRDLNLPIPTHGYLQSWAEQGVLLLNTTMTVERANAASHAKKGWEHFTDRIIEVVSEQCESVVFLLWGSHAQSKQKLIDGTRHLVLKSVHPSPLSAYRGFFGCGHFSRANSFLEQRGLTPIDWALPPL; from the coding sequence ATGACCGACGACGATCGCATCAAGCTCGAACCCAGCTGGAAGGCCGCGCTGCGCGCCGAGTTCGACAAGCCCTACATGCATCAGTTGCGCGAATTTCTGCGCGGCGAATACGCTGCCGGCAAGCAGATCTATCCGCCCGGTCCGCTGATCTTCAATGCCCTCAACAGCACGCCGCTGGAGCAGGTCAAGGTGGTGATCCTCGGCCAGGACCCTTATCACGGCCCCGGCCAGGCCCATGGCCTGTGCTTCTCGGTGCAGCCCGGGGTGCCGACGCCGCCGTCGCTGGTGAACATCTACAAGGAACTGCAACGCGACCTGAATCTGCCGATCCCCACGCATGGCTACCTGCAGAGCTGGGCCGAACAGGGCGTGCTGCTGCTCAACACCACCATGACCGTCGAGCGCGCCAACGCTGCCTCGCACGCCAAGAAGGGCTGGGAGCACTTTACCGACCGCATCATCGAGGTGGTCAGCGAGCAGTGCGAAAGCGTGGTGTTCCTGCTCTGGGGCTCGCACGCGCAGAGCAAGCAGAAGCTGATCGACGGCACCCGTCACCTGGTGCTCAAGTCGGTGCACCCTTCGCCGCTGTCGGCGTACCGCGGCTTCTTCGGCTGCGGGCATTTCAGCCGCGCCAACAGCTTCCTCGAGCAGCGCGGGCTGACACCCATCGACTGGGCCTTGCCGCCGTTGTAA
- a CDS encoding AbrB family transcriptional regulator, which translates to MPDRSLPLFWATGLVGLTGGFIASQVGWPLPWMVGSLLAIIAVRCLTPWQLSEIPNGRKCGQWVIGIGIGLHFTPEVIEQVAGHFGLIFFGALLTTLSSVFGVWLLRRAGEDRATAFFASMPGGSGEMVNLGARNGALLSQVAAAQSLRVLAVVLCVPALFKLLLGNGVALDHAGSVSWGWLALIAPLSIGVALLWQRLRQPNPWLFGPLLVAASISLAGDLRIGLPNGASQIGQWLIGSGLACHFNRAFFRRAPAFLVRTLMATALCMLIAGGAAWVLSLFSHLDLRSLTLGMMPGGIAEMSLTAETLQLSVPLVTALQVMRLLFVLFLAEPMFRYWVRTRG; encoded by the coding sequence ATGCCTGATCGGTCGTTGCCGCTGTTCTGGGCAACCGGGCTGGTCGGCCTGACGGGCGGTTTCATCGCCAGCCAGGTCGGCTGGCCTTTGCCGTGGATGGTCGGCTCGCTACTGGCGATCATCGCCGTGCGCTGCCTGACACCCTGGCAACTGTCGGAAATTCCCAACGGCCGCAAATGCGGACAATGGGTCATTGGTATCGGCATCGGCCTGCACTTCACCCCTGAGGTGATCGAGCAGGTCGCTGGCCATTTCGGCCTGATCTTTTTCGGCGCCCTGCTGACTACCCTGTCCAGCGTGTTCGGCGTCTGGCTGCTGCGCCGCGCCGGCGAAGACCGCGCCACGGCATTCTTCGCCAGCATGCCCGGCGGCTCGGGCGAGATGGTCAACCTCGGTGCGCGCAATGGCGCGCTGCTCAGCCAGGTGGCCGCCGCCCAGAGCCTGCGGGTGCTGGCCGTGGTGCTGTGCGTGCCGGCACTGTTCAAGCTGCTGCTGGGTAACGGTGTGGCGCTCGATCACGCCGGCAGCGTCAGTTGGGGCTGGTTGGCGCTGATCGCGCCGCTGAGCATCGGCGTGGCGTTGCTCTGGCAGCGTCTGCGCCAGCCCAACCCCTGGTTGTTCGGCCCGTTGCTGGTAGCCGCCAGCATCAGCCTGGCGGGCGATCTGCGCATCGGTCTGCCCAATGGGGCCAGTCAGATCGGCCAGTGGCTGATCGGCAGCGGCCTGGCCTGCCATTTCAACCGGGCCTTCTTCCGTCGCGCCCCGGCCTTCCTTGTCCGCACCCTGATGGCCACGGCCTTGTGCATGCTGATCGCCGGTGGCGCGGCCTGGGTGCTGAGCCTGTTCAGCCACTTGGACCTGCGTTCGCTGACCTTGGGCATGATGCCTGGCGGCATCGCCGAGATGAGCCTGACCGCAGAGACCTTGCAGTTGTCGGTGCCGTTGGTGACTGCACTGCAGGTGATGCGTTTGCTGTTCGTCCTGTTCCTGGCGGAGCCGATGTTCCGTTACTGGGTGCGCACACGCGGGTGA
- a CDS encoding tripartite tricarboxylate transporter permease, translated as MDTLSYLGQGFGVALSPYNLVTALCGTLIGTVVGLLPGLGPINGVALLIPIAFALGLPPESALILLAAVYLGCEYGGRISSILLNIPGEASTVMTTLDGYPMARQGLAGVALSLSAWSSFIGALIATCGMVLFAPLLAKWAIAFGPAEYFVLMVFAIVCLGGMAGDKPLKTFIAALIGLFLSAVGIDANSGVYRFTGDSVHLADGIQFVVLVLGLFSISEILLLLEKTHHGHEAVKATGRMLFNMKEAASVFVVNIRCGLLGFIMGVLPGAGATLASAVAYMTEKRIAGTSGNFGKGDARGLAAPETAIGASCCGALVPMLTLGVPGSGTTAVMIGALTLYNITPGPMLFEQQPDIVWGLIASLFIANIMLVILNIPMIRIFTRILAVPNWALVPVIAIITAIGVYAVHATTFDLFLMVGIGIMGYILRKLDFPLSPILLGFILGGLMEQNLRRALSISNGELGILWSSPISLGVWALTLCMMSLPLLRIWRRRSLQRRAMADA; from the coding sequence ATGGATACTTTGAGCTACCTGGGCCAGGGCTTCGGCGTCGCGCTGAGCCCGTACAATCTGGTCACGGCCTTGTGCGGCACGCTGATCGGTACCGTGGTCGGCCTGCTGCCGGGCCTGGGCCCGATCAACGGCGTGGCCCTGCTGATCCCCATCGCCTTCGCCCTCGGTCTGCCGCCGGAATCGGCTCTGATCCTGCTGGCGGCGGTATACCTGGGCTGCGAATACGGTGGACGGATCAGCTCGATCCTGCTGAACATCCCCGGCGAAGCCTCTACCGTGATGACCACCCTCGACGGCTATCCCATGGCACGCCAAGGCCTGGCCGGCGTGGCCTTGTCGCTGTCGGCCTGGAGTTCGTTCATCGGCGCCCTAATCGCCACCTGCGGCATGGTGCTGTTCGCACCGCTGCTGGCGAAATGGGCGATCGCCTTCGGACCGGCGGAGTACTTCGTGCTGATGGTGTTCGCCATCGTCTGCCTGGGCGGGATGGCCGGTGACAAGCCGTTGAAGACCTTCATCGCCGCGTTGATCGGCCTGTTCCTCTCAGCGGTCGGCATCGATGCCAACAGTGGTGTGTACCGCTTCACCGGCGACAGCGTGCACCTGGCCGATGGCATCCAGTTCGTGGTGCTGGTGCTGGGCCTGTTCTCCATCAGCGAAATTCTTCTGCTGCTGGAAAAGACCCACCATGGCCACGAAGCGGTCAAGGCCACCGGACGCATGCTGTTCAACATGAAGGAAGCGGCCTCGGTGTTCGTGGTGAACATTCGCTGTGGTCTGCTCGGTTTCATCATGGGCGTGTTGCCCGGCGCGGGCGCGACCCTGGCCAGTGCCGTGGCCTACATGACCGAGAAACGCATCGCTGGCACCAGCGGCAACTTCGGCAAAGGCGACGCCCGTGGCCTGGCCGCACCCGAAACCGCCATCGGCGCCTCGTGCTGCGGCGCGCTGGTGCCCATGCTGACCCTCGGCGTGCCAGGCTCGGGCACTACTGCCGTGATGATCGGAGCGCTGACCCTGTACAACATCACGCCAGGTCCGATGCTGTTCGAGCAGCAGCCGGACATCGTCTGGGGCCTGATTGCCTCGCTGTTCATCGCCAACATCATGCTGGTGATCCTGAACATCCCGATGATCCGCATCTTCACCCGTATCCTCGCCGTGCCGAACTGGGCGCTGGTGCCGGTGATCGCGATCATCACCGCGATTGGCGTGTACGCCGTGCATGCCACCACCTTCGACCTGTTCCTGATGGTCGGCATCGGCATCATGGGCTACATCCTGCGCAAGCTCGATTTCCCACTGTCGCCGATCCTGTTGGGCTTCATCCTCGGCGGCTTGATGGAGCAGAACCTGCGCCGGGCGCTGTCGATCTCCAACGGTGAACTGGGCATTCTCTGGTCGAGCCCGATCAGCCTGGGCGTGTGGGCATTGACCCTGTGCATGATGAGCCTGCCGCTGTTGCGTATCTGGCGCCGCCGCAGCCTGCAACGCCGAGCCATGGCCGATGCCTGA
- a CDS encoding tripartite tricarboxylate transporter TctB family protein, whose translation MILQRLFALAMLAVCAALAVMAWPYQAAFSYEPVGPRAYPLLMLGLMGLGLLYLAIRPTPIVRKDDEPALDRETLTKIVACIGLLILFAATFESLGFILSAVLVGVPMARLYGGSWLHSAVVVVAMSLLLYWLFDRMMDVPLPLGLLSVLEN comes from the coding sequence ATGATCCTGCAACGCCTCTTCGCCCTGGCCATGCTCGCGGTCTGCGCGGCCCTGGCCGTGATGGCCTGGCCCTACCAGGCCGCTTTCTCCTACGAACCTGTCGGCCCACGGGCCTACCCGCTGCTGATGCTCGGTCTGATGGGGCTTGGCCTGTTGTACCTGGCCATCCGCCCCACGCCCATCGTGCGCAAGGACGATGAACCGGCCCTGGATCGCGAAACCCTGACCAAGATCGTCGCCTGCATCGGCCTGCTGATCCTGTTCGCCGCAACCTTCGAATCGCTCGGCTTCATCCTCAGCGCCGTGCTCGTCGGCGTGCCCATGGCGCGCCTGTACGGTGGCAGTTGGCTGCACAGCGCCGTGGTGGTGGTCGCCATGAGCCTGCTGCTGTACTGGCTGTTCGACCGGATGATGGACGTGCCCCTGCCCCTGGGTCTGCTGAGCGTACTGGAGAACTGA
- a CDS encoding Bug family tripartite tricarboxylate transporter substrate binding protein codes for MTPSLRRLVLATGCLLLAGNALAAEPKRPECIAPASPGGGFDLTCKLAQSALVQEKILSKPMRVTYMPGGVGAVAYNAVVAQRPADAGTLVAWSSGSLLNLAQGKFGRFDENAVKWLAAVGTSYGAIAVKSDSPYKTLDDLVKALKKDPGSVVIGSGGTVGSQDWMQTALIAKAAGINPRDLRYVALEGGGEIATALLGGHIQVGSTDISDSMPHIQSGNMRILAVFSENRLDEPEMKDIPTAREQGYDIVWPVVRGFYLGPKVTDEEYDWWKASFDKLLASEDFAKLRDQRELFPFAMTGEELDAYVKKQVADYKTLAKEFGLIQ; via the coding sequence ATGACCCCTTCACTGCGCCGACTCGTCCTGGCCACCGGTTGCCTGCTGCTGGCGGGCAACGCCCTGGCCGCCGAACCCAAACGCCCGGAATGCATCGCCCCGGCCTCGCCCGGTGGCGGCTTCGACCTGACCTGCAAACTGGCGCAGAGCGCTCTGGTGCAGGAGAAGATCCTCAGCAAGCCCATGCGCGTGACCTACATGCCCGGCGGCGTCGGCGCAGTGGCTTACAACGCCGTGGTCGCCCAGCGCCCGGCGGATGCCGGCACCCTGGTGGCCTGGTCCAGTGGCTCGTTGTTGAACCTGGCCCAGGGCAAGTTCGGCCGCTTCGACGAGAACGCCGTGAAATGGCTGGCTGCCGTCGGCACCAGCTACGGCGCCATCGCGGTCAAGAGCGATTCGCCCTACAAGACCCTGGACGATCTGGTCAAAGCACTGAAGAAGGACCCAGGCAGCGTGGTGATCGGCTCTGGTGGCACGGTCGGTAGCCAGGACTGGATGCAGACCGCGCTGATCGCCAAGGCTGCCGGCATCAACCCGCGCGACCTGCGTTACGTGGCCCTGGAAGGCGGCGGCGAGATCGCCACCGCCCTGCTCGGCGGCCATATCCAGGTCGGTTCCACCGATATTTCCGACTCCATGCCGCACATCCAGAGCGGCAACATGCGCATCCTCGCGGTGTTCTCGGAAAACCGCCTGGACGAGCCGGAGATGAAGGACATTCCGACCGCCCGTGAACAGGGCTACGACATCGTCTGGCCGGTGGTGCGCGGCTTCTACCTCGGGCCGAAGGTGACCGATGAAGAATACGACTGGTGGAAAGCGTCGTTCGACAAGCTGCTGGCCTCGGAAGACTTCGCCAAGCTGCGTGACCAGCGCGAACTGTTCCCCTTCGCCATGACCGGCGAAGAGCTGGACGCCTACGTCAAGAAGCAAGTGGCCGACTACAAGACACTGGCCAAGGAATTCGGCCTGATCCAGTAA
- a CDS encoding response regulator, whose product MRVLLVEDHLPLADSVAQALKSHGLTVDVLHDGVAADLALASEDYAVAVLDVGLPRLDGFEVLARLRARGKTLPVLMLTARSDVKDRVHGLNLGADDYLAKPFELTELEARVKALLRRSVLGGERQQRCGPLVYDLDTRRFTLGDDALTLTSREQSVLEALIARPGRVMSKEQLAAQVFGLDEEASPDAIEIYIHRLRKKLDGHSVAIVTFRGLGYLLEHRDA is encoded by the coding sequence ATGCGTGTGCTGCTGGTCGAAGATCACCTGCCGCTGGCCGACAGCGTGGCCCAGGCGCTCAAGAGTCACGGCCTGACCGTGGACGTGCTGCATGACGGCGTGGCGGCTGACCTGGCCCTGGCCAGCGAGGATTACGCCGTGGCCGTACTCGATGTCGGCCTGCCGCGCCTGGACGGCTTCGAGGTGCTGGCGCGCCTGCGCGCCCGTGGCAAGACCCTGCCGGTGTTGATGCTGACCGCACGCAGCGATGTCAAGGATCGGGTCCATGGCTTGAACCTGGGGGCCGACGATTACCTGGCCAAGCCGTTCGAACTGACCGAGCTCGAAGCACGGGTCAAGGCCTTGCTGCGGCGCAGCGTGCTCGGCGGCGAGCGTCAGCAGCGTTGTGGGCCGCTGGTCTACGACCTCGACACTCGACGCTTTACCCTGGGTGACGACGCGCTGACCCTGACCTCTCGCGAGCAGAGCGTGCTCGAAGCGTTGATCGCTCGTCCCGGACGGGTGATGAGCAAGGAGCAACTGGCCGCCCAAGTGTTCGGTCTGGACGAGGAGGCCAGTCCCGACGCCATCGAGATCTATATCCACCGATTGCGCAAGAAACTCGACGGCCATTCGGTAGCCATCGTGACGTTCCGTGGGCTGGGCTACCTGCTCGAGCACCGCGATGCGTGA